One stretch of Chitinophaga pendula DNA includes these proteins:
- a CDS encoding LIC_10190 family membrane protein: MLYLLLKFAYIILLSFLFGIASDWILQKYTARPDRPGSFAITAINGLMIIGMICSYFSLVAPLAVTCNVLLGATGIGIAILLRRHIKERWIQYHGQYKTAGGWAFLFFILLTAYVLYLSALQSINYDEGLYYAPFIKWIQTYRVVPGLANLHERFGFNSHWHLLAAVFNWSWLTGQSGNQLNGVLYLLVSVYLLQIFRHPHIQWPHQLIMAGILLLINMPQTSVYFITAPSADLVIFYFGCLLFLCWSQQEHISGDLRIFRILAPFFLVTVKVSSMPVLLLPAIATWQYLYTRSWTKAAAVCLTGIIILTPWIIRNVMLSGYLLFPLETIDICQVDWKSPAAEIIRNRSLVHDCAYVMNKDAAVLQAGAGLQKMYTWFFHNLRLYDKLLLMGFVLSPIVIVYHHRRLTRAQWESYSYLWIGMLFWLSQAPDPRFAYGYLVPGTVWAVALLVKTNKSFHFQRGITVGCTLLFAVITLLLYNHLHRQFVSRGLVNMSANASIWLFPQPYSTPPLSKETTPFPYYKATEQCWDGPLPCTYRLPAGIRRRGATLQEGFKVITPPPKMGPKMAPAD; the protein is encoded by the coding sequence ATGTTATACCTGCTGCTGAAATTTGCCTATATCATCCTCCTGTCCTTTCTCTTCGGGATCGCATCAGACTGGATACTGCAAAAATATACAGCACGCCCGGACCGGCCGGGCTCATTTGCCATTACCGCCATCAATGGCCTGATGATCATCGGAATGATCTGCAGCTACTTTTCTTTAGTAGCGCCGCTGGCAGTCACTTGCAACGTCCTGCTGGGTGCAACCGGCATAGGTATAGCCATCCTGCTACGTCGCCATATAAAGGAAAGATGGATACAATATCACGGGCAATACAAAACCGCTGGCGGGTGGGCATTCCTCTTTTTCATCCTCCTCACCGCCTATGTACTCTACCTGTCAGCCTTACAAAGTATCAACTATGATGAAGGACTCTATTACGCTCCCTTCATCAAATGGATACAAACCTATCGCGTCGTACCCGGACTGGCCAACCTGCACGAACGTTTCGGATTTAACTCCCACTGGCACCTGCTGGCTGCCGTATTCAACTGGTCATGGCTCACCGGGCAATCCGGCAACCAGCTCAATGGCGTACTGTACCTGCTGGTATCCGTCTACCTGCTGCAAATATTCCGGCACCCACACATACAATGGCCCCATCAACTCATAATGGCGGGCATACTCCTACTCATCAACATGCCCCAGACCAGCGTATATTTTATCACAGCGCCCTCCGCCGATCTCGTCATATTTTATTTCGGCTGCCTGCTTTTCCTTTGCTGGTCCCAACAGGAACACATCTCCGGCGATCTCCGTATCTTCCGGATACTGGCGCCCTTCTTCCTGGTAACGGTAAAGGTATCTTCCATGCCGGTATTACTACTCCCGGCTATTGCCACATGGCAGTACCTGTACACCCGCTCCTGGACCAAAGCGGCCGCCGTCTGCCTCACAGGGATCATCATACTGACGCCCTGGATCATCCGCAACGTCATGCTCAGCGGTTACCTGCTGTTCCCACTGGAAACAATAGATATCTGCCAGGTAGACTGGAAATCGCCTGCCGCCGAAATCATACGCAACCGCTCCCTCGTACACGATTGCGCCTACGTCATGAACAAAGATGCCGCCGTATTACAGGCAGGAGCAGGGCTACAGAAAATGTATACCTGGTTCTTTCACAACCTCCGCCTGTATGATAAATTGCTGCTGATGGGTTTTGTCCTCTCTCCAATAGTAATAGTTTATCACCACCGCCGGTTGACGCGCGCACAATGGGAGAGCTATAGCTACTTATGGATAGGCATGTTATTCTGGCTGTCACAGGCGCCAGACCCTCGTTTCGCCTATGGTTACCTGGTACCGGGCACCGTATGGGCAGTGGCATTATTAGTGAAAACAAACAAGTCCTTTCATTTTCAACGGGGAATAACAGTCGGCTGTACCTTACTTTTTGCAGTCATTACGCTACTACTATATAACCATCTGCACCGGCAGTTCGTCAGCAGAGGCCTCGTGAACATGAGCGCCAACGCATCCATATGGCTGTTCCCCCAACCTTATTCTACACCGCCGTTAAGCAAAGAAACAACACCGTTCCCTTATTATAAGGCGACAGAACAATGCTGGGATGGCCCCCTCCCCTGTACCTACCGGCTGCCGGCGGGCATCCGCCGGAGAGGAGCGACCTTGCAGGAGGGATTTAAAGTCATAACACCACCTCCGAAAATGGGTCCTAAAATGGCGCCCGCGGACTAG
- a CDS encoding tRNA1(Val) (adenine(37)-N6)-methyltransferase gives MPNTYFQFKQFTVYQDRCAMKVCTDACVQGAFTARYLADKGLGAGGRLLDIGAGTGLLSLLLAQQVAADITAVELDAAAYEQASANFAAAPWADRMVVNHGDIRDWEGGTPFDFIITNPPFYEADLKSQDQLRNQAMHATTLSYEQLLAAIDRLLAADGAFSILLPYRYFSTFQQLAAASDLHLTTALHVSQRTGKAYFRSIGIFSRQRQEADIRTMDIYQEASSYTPAFITLLKDYYLYL, from the coding sequence ATGCCGAATACTTATTTCCAATTCAAACAATTTACGGTGTACCAGGACCGATGTGCCATGAAGGTATGTACGGATGCCTGTGTACAAGGGGCGTTTACTGCCCGTTACCTGGCTGACAAAGGTTTGGGGGCGGGGGGCAGGTTGTTGGATATTGGTGCGGGTACGGGATTGCTTAGTTTGCTGCTTGCGCAGCAGGTGGCGGCGGATATTACGGCGGTGGAGCTGGATGCGGCGGCGTATGAGCAGGCCAGTGCTAACTTTGCGGCGGCGCCCTGGGCGGACCGGATGGTTGTGAACCATGGAGATATACGGGATTGGGAGGGGGGTACTCCTTTTGATTTTATTATTACGAATCCCCCTTTTTACGAAGCGGACCTGAAGAGCCAGGATCAGTTGCGTAACCAGGCGATGCATGCGACTACGCTTAGTTATGAGCAGTTGCTGGCCGCGATCGACCGGTTGCTGGCGGCAGACGGGGCATTTTCGATCTTGTTGCCCTATCGTTATTTCAGCACTTTTCAGCAGCTGGCGGCAGCTAGCGATCTTCACCTGACGACGGCGTTACATGTGAGCCAGCGGACGGGCAAGGCGTATTTCCGTAGTATTGGTATTTTCTCCCGGCAGCGGCAGGAAGCGGATATACGGACGATGGACATTTACCAGGAGGCATCAAGTTATACCCCTGCTTTTATTACTTTATTGAAAGACTATTACCTGTACCTGTAG
- a CDS encoding glycosyltransferase family 2 protein yields the protein MSTCKLSIVIPAYNEELYIHRVIERVYSVSLPGNMHKEIIIVDDHSTDATGTQVAAFHNTHPDADIRYIRHERNQGKGAALRTGIQIASGDFLIIQDADLEYDPEEYKRLLEPILLNQADVVYGSRFKGLGPHRILFFWHTIGNKFLTFLSNMFTNLNLTDMETCYKLFRRDIIANIPLRENRFGFEPEITAKISRIPGIRIFEVGIAYYGRTYHEGKKINYRDGCRAIFCILKYNIYRYKPQPANAHRTLLNS from the coding sequence ATGAGTACATGTAAACTTTCCATCGTAATACCTGCCTACAACGAAGAATTGTACATCCACCGCGTGATAGAACGCGTCTACTCCGTCTCCCTGCCGGGCAACATGCACAAAGAGATCATCATCGTGGATGACCACTCCACCGATGCGACCGGCACACAGGTAGCCGCCTTCCACAACACACATCCGGATGCAGACATCCGGTATATCCGCCATGAAAGGAATCAGGGCAAAGGCGCCGCATTAAGGACAGGTATACAGATCGCCTCCGGCGATTTTCTCATCATCCAGGATGCCGACCTGGAATATGATCCGGAAGAATATAAACGCTTGCTGGAACCCATATTACTCAACCAGGCAGACGTAGTCTACGGCAGCCGCTTCAAAGGCCTCGGCCCCCATCGCATCCTGTTCTTCTGGCATACCATCGGCAACAAGTTCCTGACCTTCCTCTCCAACATGTTCACCAACCTGAACCTGACAGATATGGAAACCTGCTACAAACTATTCCGCCGCGATATCATCGCCAACATCCCCCTCCGGGAAAACCGCTTCGGCTTCGAACCCGAAATAACCGCCAAGATCAGCCGCATCCCCGGCATACGGATATTCGAAGTAGGCATCGCCTACTATGGCCGTACCTACCACGAGGGCAAAAAAATAAATTATAGAGATGGATGCAGGGCCATCTTCTGCATCCTGAAATATAACATCTACCGGTACAAACCACAGCCCGCCAACGCACATCGTACATTGCTGAACAGCTAA
- a CDS encoding ABC transporter permease: protein MFNTLKILWNSLKMAVQELRVNKLRTSLSLLGITIGIFCIIAVFTVTDSLESNIRSEVQSLGSDVIYVQKWPWSGDESGEYPWWKYMNRPEPQFKELKTIQDKVQSAGAVAFLFSSTGKKVEYGDDYMEGVELVAVTQDADKIIALSIAAGRYFVGAENDGVSNVAVVGANIWEGLFGDADVALGKTIHVAGRPCKIVGLLKKKGSSMIGGGINNDNSVLLPYRYARTIVDERRYADPFIMVKAKTSASISQLRDELKGTLRAAHHLRPKEDDDFSLNEITAISGQLNSLFSMINISGGVIAIFALLVGGFGIANIMFVTVKERTNIIGLKKAIGAKRSIILLEFLMEAMMLCVIGGAIGLLFVYLITLVISGPTLEITLTLKNIIKGLTISAVVGVIAGFTPAYFASKLDPVVAIRSN, encoded by the coding sequence ATGTTCAATACCCTGAAAATTCTCTGGAACAGTTTAAAAATGGCCGTGCAGGAGCTGCGGGTCAATAAGCTGCGTACTTCATTATCCTTATTAGGGATCACGATCGGTATCTTTTGCATTATTGCGGTATTTACGGTAACGGATAGTCTGGAGTCGAATATCCGTTCGGAGGTGCAGTCTTTGGGTAGTGATGTGATCTATGTGCAGAAGTGGCCTTGGAGTGGTGATGAGAGTGGGGAGTATCCGTGGTGGAAGTATATGAACCGTCCGGAGCCGCAGTTCAAGGAGTTGAAGACGATACAGGACAAGGTGCAGAGTGCTGGTGCGGTGGCGTTCCTGTTCAGTTCTACGGGTAAGAAGGTGGAGTATGGGGATGATTATATGGAGGGGGTAGAGTTGGTGGCGGTGACGCAGGATGCGGATAAGATCATTGCTTTGTCGATAGCGGCGGGCCGGTATTTTGTGGGTGCGGAAAATGACGGGGTATCCAATGTAGCGGTGGTGGGTGCGAATATATGGGAGGGATTGTTTGGCGATGCGGATGTGGCGTTGGGTAAGACGATCCATGTGGCGGGCCGGCCATGTAAGATTGTGGGATTGTTGAAGAAGAAGGGTAGTAGTATGATAGGTGGTGGTATCAACAATGATAATTCGGTGTTGCTACCTTATCGTTATGCCCGTACGATAGTGGATGAGCGCCGGTATGCAGATCCTTTTATTATGGTGAAGGCCAAGACGTCGGCTTCTATTTCGCAGTTGCGGGATGAGCTGAAGGGGACGTTGCGGGCGGCGCACCATTTGCGTCCGAAGGAGGACGATGATTTTTCACTGAATGAGATCACGGCGATCAGTGGTCAGTTGAATAGTTTGTTCAGTATGATCAATATCAGTGGTGGGGTGATTGCGATATTTGCGTTGTTGGTGGGTGGCTTTGGTATTGCGAACATTATGTTTGTGACGGTAAAGGAGCGGACGAACATTATCGGGTTGAAGAAGGCGATAGGGGCGAAGCGGAGTATTATCCTGCTGGAGTTCCTGATGGAGGCGATGATGTTATGTGTTATTGGCGGAGCGATCGGATTGTTATTCGTTTATTTGATTACGTTAGTGATCTCGGGGCCTACACTGGAGATTACGCTGACGCTTAAAAATATTATCAAGGGGTTGACCATATCGGCGGTAGTGGGGGTTATTGCCGGCTTTACGCCTGCTTATTTCGCTTCCAAGCTGGACCCTGTAGTAGCGATCCGGTCTAACTAA
- a CDS encoding NAD(P)-dependent oxidoreductase: MLTIGLIREEHDNRVAFTPSQARWINEHHQQVNIVAQPSPSRCFTDEEYRRAGIPLQEDLTHCDILLGIKEVPPARLIPGKTYLFFSHTKKKQAANQPMLQTILNNNIRLIDYECLVHPDGQRILGFGFFAGVVGAHNGLLTYGKRTGLYDMQPVYTNHDFKSLIHQYFGFKLPPVKIVLTGSGRVASGVLEIMGLLDIKYITPEEFLHTSHFSYPVYTQLKAGELYLHKKTKTYSREDFHANPAEYDCQFLPFTTASDILMNGIYWDRNIPPLFSWDDLNNPQFRIQAIADITDDTHGSVPCNLGDSTIQDPIYGVDKHARQRTAPGLPGSIDMMCVANLPNELPRDASLYFGDQLMKYVFEELLLPQSNMIAHATIAENGKLTTTYSYLEGYVKSNA, translated from the coding sequence ATGCTTACAATAGGACTCATCAGAGAAGAACATGACAACAGGGTAGCATTCACCCCCAGCCAGGCCCGCTGGATCAACGAACATCACCAACAGGTTAATATCGTTGCACAACCCTCCCCCTCCCGCTGCTTTACAGATGAAGAATACCGCCGCGCCGGTATCCCCCTGCAGGAAGACCTCACCCACTGCGATATCCTCCTCGGCATCAAAGAAGTACCGCCCGCCCGGCTCATCCCCGGCAAGACCTACCTGTTCTTCTCCCACACCAAAAAGAAACAGGCGGCCAACCAACCCATGCTGCAAACCATCCTCAACAACAATATCCGACTCATCGACTACGAATGCCTGGTACATCCCGATGGCCAGCGTATCCTGGGATTCGGATTTTTCGCGGGCGTAGTTGGCGCTCACAATGGCCTCCTCACCTATGGTAAACGCACAGGCCTATACGACATGCAGCCCGTATATACCAACCACGACTTCAAAAGCCTCATCCATCAATATTTCGGTTTTAAATTGCCGCCAGTCAAAATAGTCCTCACTGGCTCCGGCAGAGTAGCTTCCGGCGTACTCGAGATCATGGGCCTGCTGGACATCAAATACATCACCCCAGAAGAATTCCTGCACACCTCACACTTCAGCTACCCCGTATACACCCAACTCAAAGCAGGCGAACTATACCTCCACAAAAAAACTAAAACCTACAGCCGCGAAGACTTCCACGCCAACCCGGCAGAATACGACTGCCAGTTCCTGCCCTTCACCACCGCCAGCGATATCCTCATGAATGGCATCTACTGGGATCGCAATATCCCCCCGCTGTTCAGCTGGGATGACCTCAACAACCCACAATTCCGCATACAGGCCATCGCCGACATCACCGACGATACCCATGGCTCCGTACCTTGCAACCTCGGCGACAGCACCATACAAGATCCCATATATGGCGTCGATAAACACGCCCGCCAAAGGACCGCACCTGGCCTGCCTGGCTCCATCGACATGATGTGCGTAGCCAACCTGCCCAACGAACTGCCACGCGATGCCTCCCTCTACTTCGGCGATCAGCTCATGAAATATGTATTTGAAGAATTACTGCTGCCGCAAAGCAACATGATAGCCCACGCCACCATAGCAGAAAATGGAAAACTCACCACTACCTACAGCTATCTGGAAGGATACGTGAAAAGTAATGCGTGA
- the tsaD gene encoding tRNA (adenosine(37)-N6)-threonylcarbamoyltransferase complex transferase subunit TsaD, translating into MSVKILAIESSCDETSAAVLVDGKILSNYIANQTIHEQYGGVVPELASRAHQENIVPVVDQALKKAGVRKEELTAIAFTQAPGLIGALLVGGCFAKSMAMALDIPLIAVHHMQAHVLANFIQEPAPTFPFLCLTVSGGHTQIVRCDGPLDMHVIGETLDDAAGEAFDKSAKLLGLPYPGGPLIDKYAKQGNADRFKFPEPQIPGLNFSFSGLKTAILYFLQEHQAKDPVFITDNMADICASIQQRIVSILMNKVAKAAKETGIHQVAIAGGVSANSGLRKALEEYSARHGWQSYIPAFEYCTDNAAMIAMTAYFKYQAGEFVGLDAVPSPRAPF; encoded by the coding sequence ATGTCAGTGAAAATATTAGCTATTGAATCTTCCTGTGACGAGACCAGTGCGGCGGTGTTGGTGGATGGGAAGATATTGTCGAATTACATTGCGAACCAGACGATCCATGAGCAATACGGAGGGGTGGTACCGGAGCTGGCTTCCAGGGCGCACCAGGAGAATATTGTGCCGGTGGTGGACCAGGCGTTGAAGAAGGCGGGGGTACGTAAGGAGGAGTTGACGGCGATTGCGTTTACGCAGGCGCCGGGATTGATCGGGGCGTTGCTGGTAGGTGGATGTTTTGCGAAGTCGATGGCGATGGCATTGGATATACCGTTGATAGCGGTGCATCATATGCAGGCGCATGTGTTGGCTAATTTTATCCAGGAGCCGGCGCCGACGTTCCCATTTTTGTGCCTGACGGTGTCGGGAGGGCATACGCAGATCGTGCGATGCGACGGGCCGTTGGATATGCATGTAATTGGTGAGACGCTGGATGATGCGGCGGGGGAAGCTTTTGACAAGAGTGCGAAATTATTAGGTTTACCTTATCCGGGTGGGCCATTGATCGACAAATATGCGAAGCAGGGGAATGCTGACCGTTTTAAGTTCCCGGAGCCGCAGATACCCGGTTTAAATTTCAGTTTCAGTGGGTTGAAGACGGCGATCCTGTATTTCCTGCAGGAGCACCAGGCGAAAGACCCTGTTTTCATCACCGATAATATGGCGGATATCTGTGCTTCTATACAGCAGCGTATCGTTAGTATTCTGATGAACAAGGTGGCGAAGGCGGCGAAGGAGACGGGTATCCACCAGGTGGCCATTGCCGGCGGCGTGAGTGCCAACAGTGGGTTGCGGAAGGCGTTGGAGGAGTACAGTGCGCGGCACGGATGGCAATCGTACATCCCGGCTTTTGAATATTGCACGGACAATGCGGCGATGATTGCGATGACGGCTTATTTCAAGTACCAGGCCGGTGAGTTTGTGGGCTTGGATGCGGTTCCTAGTCCGCGGGCGCCATTTTAG
- a CDS encoding peptide chain release factor 3 — protein MKYANEINKRKSFAIIAHPDAGKTTLTEKFLLFGGAIQTAGAVKSNKIKKHTTSDFMEIERQRGISVATSVMTFEYRDILVNLLDTPGHKDFAEDTYRTLTAVDSVVLVIDCVKGVETQTERLMEVCRMRDTPVIIFVNKLDRDGKNPFDLLDELEEKLNIKVRPLSWPINMGKDFKGVYNLYNKSFVSFLPNKKATDDDIVPLDDLSSSFVDETFNTADATQLRNDVELIEGVYDTFDNEAYLDGKLAPVFFGSAVNNFGVKDLLDTFVEIAPTPRNREGSTRTIDVHEDKFSGFIFKIHANLDPRHRDRIAFLRVCSGKFERNKFYHHVRLDKDLRFSNPYSFLAREKNVVDDAYPGDVVGLFDTGNFKIGDTMTEGENFYITGIPSFSPELFKELVNKDPLKTKQLEKGIRQLTDEGVAQLFTQHGGNRKIIGCVGDLQFEVIQYRLLQEYGAACQFNTLPFYKACWITGPKQKLDEFTRFKQANIVEDKDGHLVYLAQSEWYLNTERTNNPDIEFHFTSEIHK, from the coding sequence ATGAAGTACGCAAACGAGATCAATAAAAGAAAATCTTTCGCCATCATCGCCCACCCGGATGCCGGTAAAACCACCCTCACAGAAAAATTCCTGCTGTTCGGTGGCGCCATCCAAACCGCCGGTGCCGTAAAGTCCAATAAAATCAAAAAACATACAACCTCCGACTTTATGGAAATAGAAAGACAACGTGGTATCTCCGTAGCTACCTCCGTAATGACTTTCGAATACCGCGACATACTCGTCAACCTCCTCGATACCCCCGGTCACAAAGACTTCGCCGAAGATACCTACCGCACCCTCACCGCCGTAGATAGCGTAGTACTCGTGATCGACTGCGTAAAAGGGGTAGAAACACAAACCGAACGCCTCATGGAAGTATGCCGCATGAGAGATACCCCCGTGATCATCTTCGTCAACAAACTCGACCGCGATGGTAAAAATCCGTTCGACCTCCTCGACGAACTGGAAGAAAAACTCAATATCAAAGTACGCCCCCTCTCCTGGCCCATCAACATGGGTAAAGACTTCAAAGGCGTATACAACCTCTATAACAAAAGTTTCGTTTCCTTCCTGCCCAATAAAAAGGCCACCGACGACGATATCGTCCCCCTCGATGACCTCAGCAGCTCATTCGTAGACGAAACTTTCAACACTGCCGATGCCACCCAGCTCCGCAACGACGTAGAACTCATCGAAGGCGTATACGATACCTTCGACAATGAAGCCTACCTCGATGGCAAACTGGCCCCCGTATTCTTCGGCAGCGCCGTTAACAACTTCGGCGTAAAAGATCTCCTCGATACCTTCGTAGAGATCGCTCCTACCCCCCGCAACCGAGAAGGCAGCACCCGCACCATCGATGTACATGAAGATAAATTCAGCGGCTTTATCTTTAAAATACATGCCAACCTCGACCCACGCCACCGCGACCGCATCGCCTTCCTCCGCGTCTGCTCCGGAAAATTCGAAAGAAATAAATTCTACCACCACGTACGCCTCGATAAAGACCTGCGATTCTCCAACCCCTACTCCTTCCTCGCCCGCGAGAAAAACGTAGTGGATGACGCATATCCCGGCGACGTAGTCGGCCTGTTCGATACCGGCAACTTCAAGATCGGCGATACCATGACAGAAGGCGAAAACTTCTATATCACCGGCATCCCCAGCTTCTCCCCCGAACTGTTCAAGGAACTGGTCAATAAAGACCCGCTCAAAACCAAACAGCTCGAAAAAGGTATCCGCCAGCTCACCGACGAAGGAGTCGCACAGCTATTCACCCAGCACGGTGGTAACCGCAAAATCATCGGCTGCGTAGGCGACCTCCAGTTCGAAGTAATACAATACCGCCTCCTCCAGGAATACGGCGCCGCCTGTCAGTTCAACACCCTGCCTTTCTATAAAGCTTGCTGGATCACCGGCCCCAAACAAAAACTCGACGAATTCACCCGCTTCAAGCAGGCCAATATTGTGGAAGATAAAGATGGACACCTCGTATACCTCGCCCAATCCGAATGGTACCTCAACACCGAACGTACCAACAACCCGGACATCGAATTCCACTTCACTTCCGAAATACATAAATGA
- a CDS encoding dienelactone hydrolase family protein, whose product MDQRIINLFDEYTHKPLKRDEFISRLVRLTGSMAAAMSVLPLLEVNYAKAATVPEDTNDLNAEDITYPGDRTSMKAYLVKPAGQEAKKGAVIVIHENRGLNPHIRDVARRVAQAGYIALAPDALSVFGGTPQDEEAARDLFGKLDTQQNLNNFLKAVDYLQSLPESNGKIGCVGFCWGGAMANQLAVNAPSLKAAVAYYGKQPDAADVPKIKAAVLLHYGGLDERINAGIPAYEAALKAAGVKYELFVYQGAQHAFNNDTAPTRYNKEAATLAWQRTLKLFQDTLH is encoded by the coding sequence ATGGATCAACGTATCATTAATCTCTTCGATGAATACACCCATAAACCACTGAAGCGGGATGAATTCATCAGCCGCCTCGTCAGGCTCACCGGCAGTATGGCCGCTGCCATGTCAGTATTGCCCTTGCTGGAGGTCAACTACGCCAAGGCTGCCACCGTACCGGAAGATACCAATGACCTAAACGCAGAAGATATCACCTACCCGGGCGATCGCACCTCCATGAAAGCCTACCTGGTAAAACCTGCCGGGCAGGAAGCTAAAAAAGGTGCCGTCATCGTCATCCACGAAAACCGCGGCCTCAATCCGCACATCAGGGATGTCGCCCGACGTGTCGCCCAGGCAGGATATATTGCCCTCGCACCAGACGCCCTCTCCGTATTCGGCGGCACGCCGCAAGACGAAGAGGCGGCAAGAGACCTCTTCGGCAAACTGGATACACAACAGAATCTGAATAACTTCCTTAAAGCCGTCGACTACCTCCAGTCACTACCGGAGTCTAATGGCAAAATAGGATGCGTCGGCTTCTGCTGGGGCGGCGCTATGGCCAATCAACTGGCCGTCAACGCTCCCTCCCTCAAGGCGGCCGTCGCTTATTATGGCAAACAGCCCGATGCCGCCGATGTACCCAAGATCAAAGCCGCCGTACTACTGCACTATGGCGGCCTCGACGAACGTATCAACGCAGGCATACCTGCCTACGAAGCCGCCCTCAAAGCAGCAGGCGTAAAATATGAACTGTTCGTCTACCAAGGCGCCCAACATGCCTTCAACAACGATACCGCCCCTACGCGGTACAACAAAGAGGCCGCGACCCTCGCCTGGCAACGCACACTGAAACTTTTTCAAGATACCTTACACTAA